From the Porites lutea chromosome 5, jaPorLute2.1, whole genome shotgun sequence genome, the window CAAATCTTAACTATCATTGGAAATTGAAGCTGTACTGTGGAAGTGGTCTGGCAGATGAGACAGCAGAAAACTCAGGTAAACACAACTGAACATATGGTATAATCGTATTCCCTATGGAACACATCCACTGTCTGGCGGAGACAAAAATATAGTAGTGAGAGTCAGTTTTAAAAGTCCCTCCTCTTGTTTTCTACTTCTCAAATAATCcctgattatttctttttaattttgcgAGAAAAAAATCACATTCAGTAAACACTAATTTCCTCGGCTGTATTTTGCCTATGAATATATGAAGTTCATGGAAAGTGCGCATGCACAAGTTGTAGTTAGTTTCTGATGCAAAAATTAATGAGTAAGTGAACGCCGTACAAAGTACGGCGGGAATGACCGTGAAGCAACATAGAAAGTGAGGGCGCTGCGAGCACCTAAAGATGGGAACTTTGGCGCAAAACTCAGGCACCGCTACGGTTTCTGGTTAGACGAACTATTTTCtcgtggtaaaaaaaaaaaaaacattgttcgTAATTAGTGATTcatccttttgttttttattttaaagccaGCTATTCTTAGCCATTTGTGACTTGGCCCACATCAGAATCGTTGGTTCTTTTGGGGTGCTGACCATGCAGAGGCTCCTCTTCCTATTTTTTCTTCATGATTTGCTGcacatcattatcattatcattgtcatttcGTTTATTGTCATTGTCTTTATCATAACGATTATCATTATCGTTTTAAGCCAGAGTGTCATTGTTTTCTCTTTGAAGGTGAGTCTGGTAGTGGAACGGCAGCGATCAACTCTGGTGAGGGGAGTTCTCCAGCTTAACAAAGAAGTCACAATGATTGTTTTGCTTTCAAGATCAGAGTATACTtaatctgttttttgttttttttatgtaccTAATGTGACCCTAATATATGGGTTAGGACACTATATTTACACTTTTTTGATGTTGTTAAAGAAGGTGAATAGGCGAAGTAGTTCCTGAATACAATGTTTAACGCTAACAGGTCATTCTCTTGTATGATCTATCGTTATTGAATATTATTGCTCGAAAATGTTAACAACTTTACAAAGTTTATTTCAGTAGCAACTATCCTAAAGTACTCGGTATATTCCAAATTCATGGAAGAATGTAATTTCATAAACTGAACTAAGGCTGAAATTTAACATGAATATAATTATGGTGAATAAGTTGTCATAAAAGTGTGGGTATACCAGTTCTCTATATTTTAAAAACCATCACAAATACctcttaaataaaaataaagtctaCTGAACAGTTTTAATTTGCGTTCTTACTCCATAACTCTGTTGTCTTTTCACGTGACGTTTTCACCAATTTGGCCGTCGCTCCCTTAAGCGTCAATCGATTAATTACATCTGGATAGTACGCAAATAGGAAATAGAACATTGGGAACTAGCCGGTGTTTAACACACCCGCCTGTTACAGACCCAGTGAAACCTTACCCGGTGGTTTAATTCAGCTGTCTATCCAGTGATAATTTAGCCTTTCCGATACCTGGCGAATAGTTTGCTTCTAGCCGGCTAATTTTCTGCTTCCCCGGCCACTAATTCTAATGTGAACTCTACAAAACCAGTGTATTTCGTTGTTCATATATGTTTTAAAGAAGCAAAAGTATAAAACATTATTACCTTGACAAGCCGAAATCGAACGGTACAGATATTAATCGACCGCCGGCATAAAAGAGTGTAAATCTTTAAAGGTCTTCTAGCCagagcaatatgtaaaaggttttcaaagatTTCATACCGGTAAATATGTAAGGCCTGccactttttttagcttttatgAGAGAtactcaacaaaaaaaaaacggtggAAAATAAGCCAACCTCGTGACGTTTTCTCCGAGAACCCGGTGAAGATATAGATTTCACTAGGTCTGCTACAGAGGACTGTTTTAACAAAACCACGCTGAGGTCCAAACCTGTTATCTAAATGCTGTTTATCGTGGAACTTTTCATAAAAGCATATAGCGTCAGGTGACTAGAAAGCATTCTTCTtgttaaattaaagaaatcttATAGAGAGGCCTGAAGGTCTTCTGCTGCTCAAGTTAGACTACCATTAAAATAAGTATAGCCAACACTTAGCCGTAACTCGTAGACTGAAAGTGATATCGTATGCAGCACCACACAAGCAAACATTGCAAAGCAAAACACGACttttattacaaataaagtAACGGAgagttgaaaattaaagaaagaaaaaacttttagaTACAATGGAAACTCAAGGAGAGCCTTCGAAATTCAGTGGAAGTAACAAAGACGAGTTACTTTCACAACCAGACCACCGCATGCTTCGTCACTTTGATCATTCTCAAGGCTTCTTCACCTTCTCTCAGTGTATCAAATTCATGTGCGAGCTGGATTGCTCTCTGAGAAGAGAGGGAAAGAAAGATCGTAGATTAGTATTTGTACAATGTAGCTTGCTTTTACTTTCATTCTTCACCTAGTATACTGTCTTTCAAGCAGTTAATCCCAAAGATTTGACACTGATTTGATTTATGTCCCGGTTCTTAAATCGatggagaaaaggaaacttgCTCAAGCCTAAGTTACCGACACAAATACTAAAGTAGATTTGTAAACTTAAGAGAAGAGGAATGGAGAATGGCCGAAGGGAATGTCAAAGTTACTTCTGTTCTGTCCAATAGCTGCATTTTTTTCTCCCGCTTAAACTCCTCAGCCATAAATGTAATTTGCCTGCATGTCATGCAGTTTGTTTTCAATTGCATTTTGTCAGGCTGTATGGAATTTTGAGTAGGACGGATACCTGTACAATAGCTAAGGCAACTGAGTGCACTTCCATCATAGTTCAAAGAATGGTGTGAAACGAGGTTAGTAGTAGAGTGGTGGCAGTCGAGTTATGATTTAGCCTCCCTATCAGTACAATCAGTTATCAGAGTAGTTACCTTGTCGTTTGACGTAATAACTGAAAATATCATCAGTACCCAAGTAGCTTTTCATGGCGCGTTTGAAGCCGTTCTGCATGTTTTTTGCCAGATAAGGAAGTTTTTCACTGGAGAGGTATGGAGAAGAATTGGCCTCATCCTCGTTCGTTTCCTTATCCTTACCTAAGGTGCAAGattcaaaaaattaacaattgaTGCACAGTTACAAAATTTCAATTTCAGCAATGAGACCCCTACTAAGAGCAGCAACCTCTCTGTAAGAAACCTGTGtttaagatttctttttttccaagaacTACTAGAGACTGGAATCATGTAAatttgtataattattttttattttgcattttacttattgttgcatgtaattttttcttttatattttgtaaaCGGTTGCTGTGTTGCCTAGCCGGCTTTTACCGACCTAATTGAGATGATGCGTTAGCTCATCGCAACAAATGATATTAATACTGCAGAGATGCAACCGACTATGTTTAGCTGTCTGGGCATTACACTCTTTTATTACTGTACTGTAAATTTTTAATCCCCAATGTGCCAACTTACAACTACAGACCTTGCATCTGATTCCCGAGCtggtcaacaatgttgcgtACGATTTAACggggctaaaagtttgaccggtttcaaacttaatttgcacagcaactcccaacaacacgtaAAAACTTGCAACAGAGTGTGCAAActgacgcaacatgtaacatccaataATAACGCGTCCATTTGCGCGGGGTTTTTACTATCCGAAAAAGCGTCAAAGTAGGCGCCAAATATAtgaatttacagtgtaataagaAGCTAAGGACATAAATCAGTTTTTGTTCACATTAGCTAAACTATAATGCATAATACAGTTGAACTGATGTTATTCCATACCAGTTTCCTCGTTATTCATGTAGCTTCGCGCGTGTCTCGCACTAGCCCTCAATCCTTCAAGAAAACTGCCCACCAAAGTACTCTTCTTTGCTTCATCTGATTCAGGATCAGCTTCGGTGCGGAATGATGAATCTGCATCAGAGTAATCTTTTCCCTGGCTTGAATCTCCTAAAGATTAATATTGAAAGGTTTTAGTCGCAAGCGATAAAAATATCTCTGGTTGTCATCGTTCCATTTTTACTCATCGTTTCtttcatcaaaaaaaaaaacggtcctTAACAACTTATGTGTTTTGTGGTCACACCAACTAGCAAACTTAGCATCGAAAACAAATGGTTACACGATGTGAATAAAGATAATCATAACCTTCATTACAAACAAGTTATTCAAGAAGTGCTGACGTTACGAGACGGACGGCCATAGAAGAGAGATTCTGCATGCCTGTaactaagacgaggacgacaacGAGAATGAGATTTCCTGTTTACTAAGTAGTGCGGTGCGCGCGTAGACCAGTGTTATGAGTTTTGGTGAAAAACCGTGATATAGCTGTCcccattctactacgagtttaaACACGTTGAAGTGGAGGAAACATGTTATCAAGAGGTTTCATCATTTTTCGATGTGGAGAGTTTTTAACAgtgttaacttttctggtgaaacaAAAAGTACAATGAGACTTTCcagggtgtgtgtgtgtgtgtatgtatgtatgtaggtatgtatgtatgtagtaCAGAAATTGAAGAAAATTGCCAAATGAGTT encodes:
- the LOC140938750 gene encoding uncharacterized protein yields the protein MSKLVVVLLFAAYLSVDFTSGSSIYRQTEDESSMHSQQDDGDRRSTSNLDKYDEKSDDQESKDSLMTRFVNNMADRVDTAHKLWNEAQRDSSQGKDYSDADSSFRTEADPESDEAKKSTLVGSFLEGLRASARHARSYMNNEETGKDKETNEDEANSSPYLSSEKLPYLAKNMQNGFKRAMKSYLGTDDIFSYYVKRQESNPART